AAACATAATTGTTGTTGTTAATTGAATCCTTTTGAAGTTTGAATTATGATTGAGAAGAATGTGTTTTTCTCTTCAGTTTTCGGATTGTTAATTTGTAATTTCTTGAAATATTAGCCCCAGAATTCTCTATTCTATCTAAAACAAAGACAAAAATTGTTGTTAGattctgtttggttcagctgtttgttattagctatctttaattagtgtttggtaaaattatattgaactattGCCGTTCAGAtttaaaatatctaaaatggatatgttttaaattaatcaacgatgaaattataaaaagaaaaatgtaaaaaaatatctataccataacgtttacaactaggaataacatctaaaatggtgatattttactcctaacattagTAAGTTTGttgatttcagatattatttgaaaaaatagatattttattttttattctacaTCAATTGCGCAtataatttcatatttttttgtgatttaataataaaattgaaaatcaatattataaatttggcaaaatatttgaatttttttatccaacccgtgtaaaagattatatatatatatatattattttcttaaaaaaaattcacgtctaattatatgtttgtgatctgttactaataatgataaaatggtgtacgtgtgaagtgtagatgacaatattaaTAATCAAAATCacagtttaataaattatttctcaaattgatccaatttgtcaatgttcgaggtaaaattgcttttggctgccaatattaggggtataaATGCACAATTtcaaatgttaagggtaaaattactcctagccATAAATGttatgagtatttttgcaccttatcctattataaaataaaaaatgtattacataaattaataaaactaatctatataaaaaataaaaaatttatttaacgcaacaaaactttattctttcggtaattatgttgtagaaatataaataatgttaaagaataaacatgttttatgaaaaaaataacaacaaaattttattctttcgataattttgtcaataacaaataactacaaactactgtttatgaaaagctccaaatagaagcttttcgtgaaacgctccaaaacgctgtaatttccagagaaaatgctaaatgttgcggttatataaacctaaccgaACGCTATATTTCatacggtttggagtgaaacgctaaaggCTTCTCtgaaaagctaaaacaaacacccaCTTAGTTTGGATTTATGTAAAGTTGAAAAGTTTAGCCGTGAACTTCAATTTAAGTCttattttacataaattatgtctaatatTAGTAGATTAATGTAAAATTGAAAGGTTTTACAGGAACCTCAATTTTTTTTCGCAAAGTTGAAGATTTTTCTTATAATATAACAACTTTACGTTAATTAAGTCTGACTTTACGTTAATTATGTACAATAGTAGATGATTTACATAAAGTTGAAATTTTTTACAGatagaaattatttttttaaataacaattttacgtaaattaagttTCATTTTACTTAAACTATATCTAACAGCATAAGATTTATGTAAAGGTTTTGCGTGAATTTCAAATTTTTCGCGAAGTTAGAATTTTTATTGTAAAATAACAACTTTACGCAAATTAAgtctaaatttacgtaaattattaTGTAAAATTGAAAGGTTTTACAGGAACCTCAATTTTTTTCGCGAagttaaagatttttttttttaaatttgcgcaatgtgcttacattaaagaagaaagaaaaatccccaccagacccggatgtgattcgaacccatgacctcccaatgTATAGAtaaactctcaaccactaggctaagagcttcacgtAATATAATagctttacgtaaattatgtgtAATAGTAGATGATTTACATAAAGTTGAAAGATTTTACAGTTagagattatttttttaaataacaattttacGTAATTTAAGTCTCATTTTACTTAAATTATATCTAACAACATAAGATTTATGTAAAGGTTTTGCATGAATTTCGATTTTTTCGTGAAGTTAGAAATTGttattgtaaaataaaaactttacgCAAATTAAGtctaaatttatgtaaattatgtctaaaaataaaatatttacgtaacaTCCAAGGTTTTACgtgaaacctttttttttttttttgcaaagttaatgattttagaaaaaacaactttatgtaaattacgtctaaaaataaaggattCATGTAAATAATGAATATATTATCCCCACTATTGTAAGTAGAAGATTGATGCCCTCTGTAGTTAACAATGATGTTTCGTATTCTAACTTACGTTTCTTCGTTTGTGTAGATCTTTTTCTCACGATGTAGATTGTTTCATTCTTTTTCATTCTAAGTagtatgcattttttttttcatacttAGAATAATACCAAAGATATTATTTTACACTAATTCGATAAATATTTATCTCATTTAATTAATCAACATTCGTAGGGAATATCACCACTGTAATAAATAATAGTTCAAAGTATTGTGTACAGTGCTATCATCAAAATACTCTAAGagtcaataaaattattaaaaaatacccCTACATAACTTTGTCAAACGGCTATAATTCATCTAATTTTAAGTTTGTTCGCAAACTTGAGCAAGTCCTTTACAGGTTAAAACAAGCAGAGAGACAGCGATATAAGGAATTTACCAGCTTGCTCTAACCCTAGGCTTTAAGAAATATTCCAACATGTATTTAAGAGTTGCAGTCTACTTTTCCCAATAGAATTTTTATTTCAACTTGTTACAAATATTTAGTACAAGGCTGTTAGCGGTGAATTCTTCACAACTTGTATGTGTGGATTAATGGATATGTAATTTTGAAGGGATCCACCAAAAAAAGTCAAACATTCATAAGATACCTACATTTAAAATTGTTTACGCATAGATGGAAGTGATTCTCATCCTTCAATTGTTCATATTCATCATTTAGTTATTTTTCAAGACTAATGTTGATATCTAGTTAGTCTAATATGATATAACATATATAATATGTATAGATAGGAGATCATATGGTGATCATACTATTTGTTAATCTAACGAATTCGATGAATTCCTGCTAAAAATTCCCATTAAAATACTACGAGTTGATGAAAATTACTATGGACTAGTCTCCCACTTCCAATAAAAAGCAACTGGACTGGATATAATATGAGTTGGGGACTAGAACATATATGGATAGAACTTGTAGCGGGGTCTTGAAAACCAAATAATTTCAACTGGGTTTTTATCCCTTTTTAGGTTCATTTGGTTTTCTATTGGTTGGATTTCCGTTTATCTTGGAAAAAGTTTCATATCTTTATTTTCCTCTCAGTAAATACTTTTTTCTTCACAATCTTTCTATGGGATCGTTGGTCTATGTGTTAGTTGTTATTTGTGGTGCATAATTTTGTGGAATGTGGGTGGGGTTATGGTATCAGAAGCCAATGGACTGTTCCTTTGACTCTTAGTGATGAGAATTTGACAAAATTGATCAAAAAGTAGCGGAATTGGCCTATTTTTTTCATATTGGCCTTATTAAAAGTCTTGTTAATAAGGAAattttctttcttgattgtCGATAATTAATTCATTCCTTCTTAAAATTAAGGGTTTATTCTTAAATCATTTGCTAGGTCAGATGAGAGTAAAAGTTTATTTTCAACTCGTATAACTTTTTAGATTTGTAAGGATTTattctagatttttttttagtGAAGTCATCATTTGATGTTTTTTATTTCATACATTGCACGAAATTTCACACTATGTTTTTAGTAATTTCAATGTCAAAATGTTCGATTATAATACACCTAGAACAACCAAGACAATACCATGTGTCAACAATATCGTGCTAGATCAATAAATATCAAGTTCGGTAAAAACTTCATTAGCACTATGATCATAGCAAGAGTAATCCACATAAATGCGTTGTGGAATCCATAAATAAACGATATATTCTCATTAGTTCTTAACTCCAAGTCGGCTTTTAAATTTCCAGAAACCACGTTATATAGCCAAAGGAAATAGCCCACGCCAAAAGCATCCCAAGCGCTGCTAATGTGGCTACTaagcttttatttttttttaccgaAAGCTCCTACTGAGATGAGAAATTCCCCAATAAATCTGCTAGTACAAGGTGAACTCATATTGGCCAAAGTAGAAAAGACGAAAATGGTGGAGAGATTCGGCATGATGCTCACTAAACCTCCTTAATATCTAACAAGTCGAGTCTTATGTCGGTCATATAGAACACCAACTATACGTATTTAAAACTCTTGTAGCATAGTATAATTTCTCGCAACTCAAATTTTGACACGTATAACACTAACATATGTATCGTTAAATTAGTTGCTCTAGTCATTCCAATTAGCATTCTAGCACCGAAATGCTGATTCTTTCGCCAAGATCGGCcacacaaaatcaataaaagatGAGAAATTGTTCACAAAAACACCATTAATAAAGCTAATCAATATTGCCATAGAAAGAAGAACTAAAACCAATTCCAATGTGCTATTTAcaaaattaattcctaaaaaaTTGCTGTATGAAAGCTGAAAagaactaatttactcagttaTTTCTTGAACCTAATTTGCTTGGTGTAATCAATCACAAAATGGTTGCCATTTTCACAACCATAACCAAACTTTCTTTGCCTCTCAGAACTTTTCCTTTCCTATAATCCAAAGCCAATCCAGAGCAACCCCTGCAAATATACCTCCTAATAGAAACACTACAAGCAAATTTCCAAGAGCATTCGCCTCCGGACCCTGCAAAAACAAATTACAAAATCTCGTATTTAGTTGTCAAAACCAGACCGGTCAAAGATTAGAGGTTCCGTTAACAATTTGTGCTACTAACCTTGTATCCTTTGGGGGCCACTGTGATGACACAAACAGTAAGATAACCATTTGTTAGTCCTAGAAAAGATGTTAGCAATATCATCCATCCTTGATCACCGTATTTTGCAGTGAAGTAGAATGCGGGAACTAGTAGAAACCGCGCAAGAATCACTATCATTAGTCCTTTTCTGTTCTCCAATTTCAACCATTTTATTAGCGGAACGTATCTTCCTATCAGATCCAAGGCATTGTACATTGCAATTAGAACAAGCGCATACCTGATACACGGACAGTAGTCATATTTAGACTCAATCTTGTTATAGACATCATGTTTCGAGGCGGATTTACAGGGGGTCAATGCACAATTTAGGAAGAACtaaagaaaaattatatttacaaacAGGAATTTCCATCGCTTGAGATAAAATTTCCGTCGTAATTACAGCAAAATAAAGATTTGGTACCAAAAATCTACAATTGTTAACACATTGTCATCCCTTGACTTACCATGTACCCAATTTGTGCTGGCCGGTATTTTCGTATAAGAATCCGGGGAAAATCGATAGTGTCAACACGTATATCAGAAATAAGTCCAATGCATAATCGAtatttttgagaaataattgttTGGTGCTCAATCGTTCCGTCTGTTTCGAATCATCTTGGTCCTGAAAAACACCAAGTTCAATAGAATTTAACAATGTCCCTTAATTAACTTGATATAATTAccataaaaaagaaattaagggAGGTGATTAGTGAATTACTTCTGGTTTATGGATTCCAGCTGCGGCGAGATCAGCTGAAACAGTTTTTGATCCTTCGGAGGCTGCTTTTGCTCGGTAATATTTCACTATTGACAGCTTAGGGAAATAGAATGAATAGAGCAGAATACAAAGAAACTCCATGAAAGTGGATATTGCTAGGAACAACACTGCAAAAAGTTGAATAAAGTACGGTTATTAGCGATCATATATGGTCACTAAATAAACTAATTACCGACGAAATGGTGAAGAAAAGAGGCACTTACTAACTCCCTTTCGGAGCCCGTCGTTGGCTTTATCAAAAGCTGCTTTTGTGATTAGCCTCAAACCAGATGTGAGAGCACCTGATGCAGCCAATCCAGCAAAAAAGGACTGCAAATTTTGTATGAAAAAAAACCACAATCATCAAAATGTCAAAACGCAAAACGCAAAACCACAACGTTAAATAAAGAATTGAAAGAAGACAAACTTGAAGGAATTCAGGGCACATGAAAGACAAATCTCCAGTCATTCCACCTTGAACATGAGCATCTGCAACTCCAAAAAGAGCAACAATAGCACATATGCCAAGAAACGGACCAATTCCGCCTTTTCCGGATGTAAATACATCCAACTGTCATAAAAACATTGGTTCAAAATTTATGAGAAATGACTTGTGACATTAATTAGAAAAACAGATCAATATGAACACAACTTACAAGCAGAAGCATCAAAGTAGAAGCTGTGAAGAGTATGTATCCTGCTATAATTCGCTTTCGAGTGTTGATCTTTGCTTCATTGTAGGCAAGTACAACTATAATCCCAAGTGCAAATGGTTGATAAACAAGAGTAAGCACCCTTGAAGGATGATAGTCCTTCAAAATTGGAGAAAAAATCCATTGTCAAAAACAGAGAAATTGAACCTTATTTATATGAtagtaaaagaaagaaaaaagaactcTGTGAATTGGAAATGTAGCGTTAATTCTCAGCAGTTCAAGAAACCCCCTTTTTTTCCTAATACATAGACAACCCTTCCAAGATGGACATAAAAGCCGAACAATCGAACTTTGAACGATTGATTAGAGTGATGCACgcttaaatttgtttaaattgatCTATTAGTCGTATGAACTTGCTTAAATCAATCTATTAagctctaaacttgcttaaaagtGATCTATTAagctctaaacttgcttaaaagtGATCTATTTAAGCTCTAAACTTGCTCAAAGTGATCTATCTAAGTTCTAAACTTGCTCAAAGTGATCAATTAAgcttctaaacttgcttaaaaaaGTGATCTATTTGAACTTACTTAAGCGAACTACTTAaggtctaaacttgcttaaagtctAAAAAATGGCCTACTTGTTACTAGTGTTTCCCCATTTCGTGTCCATGTCCATATCTGTTTTCATTTGAAGGCTATTTTATAAAGGTTATGTGTTAGAAATAACAGTTTCCCATGTCCGTCTCACTCtctgtttccgtgcaacatagaagCCTACTTATCCTCTGAAATTTAAGCTCTGAATTTGATTAAAGTGGCACCTTTAATCCTAAACTTTTTTAGAGTTAGGCatgttttaagaaattttagCTAAGAAATGGTGGACACGaaaagagtttccgtgcaacatagcacAAGACTAGTAGGTCATTTTCAAAGTTGAAGGGGTCATGTTATGAAAATCTGAGAGAGCATTA
The sequence above is drawn from the Euphorbia lathyris chromosome 6, ddEupLath1.1, whole genome shotgun sequence genome and encodes:
- the LOC136234069 gene encoding equilibrative nucleotide transporter 3-like translates to MGSVAAMETYGGEGNPARLEGKTKAIIVCWFLGLGSLISWNSMLTIEDYYYQLFADYHPSRVLTLVYQPFALGIIVVLAYNEAKINTRKRIIAGYILFTASTLMLLLLDVFTSGKGGIGPFLGICAIVALFGVADAHVQGGMTGDLSFMCPEFLQSFFAGLAASGALTSGLRLITKAAFDKANDGLRKGVMLFLAISTFMEFLCILLYSFYFPKLSIVKYYRAKAASEGSKTVSADLAAAGIHKPEDQDDSKQTERLSTKQLFLKNIDYALDLFLIYVLTLSIFPGFLYENTGQHKLGTWYALVLIAMYNALDLIGRYVPLIKWLKLENRKGLMIVILARFLLVPAFYFTAKYGDQGWMILLTSFLGLTNGYLTVCVITVAPKGYKGPEANALGNLLVVFLLGGIFAGVALDWLWIIGKEKF